One window of the Lytechinus pictus isolate F3 Inbred chromosome 5, Lp3.0, whole genome shotgun sequence genome contains the following:
- the LOC129261282 gene encoding histidine-rich glycoprotein-like encodes MPVRWIPTSRRDPGYDFRHELGASHHEGAYSHPAQAHHPRTTGGTNHQDHHGMSPHPLARHGPVAGGRPHAGAVGHFSPHHDPHPIREGEISLMQHRVIPDHPHLPVIHPQHDIQVHGIAPPHPHPQNHPLDPSHPHGNAVPPPPPAGHPHPSSHLQHGHSAPHHDPPQHHDAPLDHHPDIHSYHPTASHSSSVPVYQAATTPHDHAHLRGFPEHEGGTTSYLHHPTNMHPYHHSNHHLYSPHHQPGVYPSHHDSSHHPSPTHPNLITHHYHPFYTSHHVLNPDMAYPLTPLYHHGHASHYPYQHLHPWMVGTTGRNIYHMDPHHLYQKDHTGYVSHYHIHTHRHHFDKEAVNIDEMPTHTHHHAGLDRSHAHHASHPDHHQHHGLHRQGAFYVHHHESHVDHHDDYDSPDGAASSRHHQDHHRHHPQSQEDGHRCGEVSFGTDATKFHVTVPLKPGFKPDDVIINVQLHGDRDLHVEFRHDHHDPRVQTSRILRHIIALPDHVDIDSLRSTLNHHGSLIIDGAIKTETNTTPCHNIDVEVIEHREEYAAGGNEPDATCEQQKGNLEENK; translated from the coding sequence ATGCCTGTACGCTGGATCCCAACATCTCGCCGAGATCCGGGCTACGACTTTCGGCATGAACTTGGTGCTTCTCATCATGAAGGGGCATACAGCCATCCAGCTCAAGCTCACCATCCCCGAACCACTGGAGGAACTaatcatcaagatcatcatgGCATGTCACCTCATCCTCTGGCAAGGCATGGACCTGTTGCAGGAGGAAGACCACATGCTGGAGCTGTAGGTCATTTCTCGCCTCACCATGACCCTCATCCCATCAGGGAAGGTGAGATTAGTCTAATGCAGCATCGGGTCATCCCCGATCATCCGCACCTACCGGTGATACATCCTCAGCATGACATTCAAGTCCATGGTATTGCTCCTCCTCATCCACATCCGCAAAATCATCCCCTGGATCCATCTCATCCCCATGGTAACGCtgtacctcctcctcctcccgcCGGCCACCCTCATCCGTCGTCTCACCTTCAGCATGGTCATTCTGCACCCCACCATGACCCACCTCAACATCATGACGCACCGTTGGATCACCATCCCGATATCCATTCCTACCATCCAACTGCATCCCACTCAAGCTCAGTTCCTGTGTATCAAGCAGCTACCACTCCACACGACCACGCCCATCTTAGAGGTTTTCCAGAACACGAGGGAGGGACAACCAGCTATCTGCATCATCCAACCAATATGCACCCTTACCACCACTCTAACCACCATCTCTACTCCCCTCATCACCAGCCGGGGGTTTATCCAAGTCACCATGATTCCTCTCATCATCCAAGCCCAACCCATCCCAACCTTATCACCCATCATTACCACCCCTTCTACACCTCTCATCACGTGTTGAATCCCGATATGGCATATCCTCTTACACCTCTCTATCACCACGGGCACGCATCTCACTATCCCTACCAACACCTGCATCCATGGATGGTTGGGACAACTGGTAGAAATATCTATCATATGGATCCGCATCACCTCTACCAGAAGGACCACACTGGATATGTCTCTCATTATCATATCCATACTCATCGTCATCATTTCGACAAGGAAGCGGTCAACATTGATGAGATGCCAACTCACACCCATCACCATGCTGGCTTGGATAGGAGCCACGCCCACCATGCCTCCCATCCTGATCACCACCAGCACCATGGCTTGCATCGCCAGGGCGCTTTCTATGTCCACCATCATGAATCCCACGTCGACCACCACGACGATTACGATTCACCGGATGGCGCAGCTTCATCTCGTCACCATCAagatcatcatcgtcatcatcctcaGAGTCAGGAAGATGGACATCGCTGTGGAGAGGTCAGCTTCGGAACCGACGCAACCAAGTTCCATGTCACGGTTCCTCTCAAACCAGGCTTCAAGCCAGACGACGTCATCATCAACGTGCAGCTTCATGGCGATAGGGATCTCCATGTCGAGTTTCGACACGACCACCACGATCCTCGAGTCCAAACGAGCCGCATCCTCCGCCACATCATAGCCTTACCTGACCATGTCGACATCGACAGCTTGAGATCAACATTGAACCACCATGGGTCCCTCATCATTGATGGTGCCATCAAGACGGAAACGAATACGACACCGTGCCATAACATTGACGTTGAGGTCATCGAGCATCGAGAAGAATATGCCGCTGGTGGTAATGAACCAGATGCAACTTGTGAGCAGCAAAAAGGaaatttagaagaaaataagtaa